The following are encoded in a window of Methylocystis rosea genomic DNA:
- a CDS encoding ATP-binding protein gives MCETFVNLDIVVPSQTRYLRLVGAIAEQLAKELDVQEDTRDTLAFHLNLALTEAVANAIQYSSAANSTDSVRICFSVEDAYLSVRVFDHGEGFDLAALPTPEFDELRERGRGIFFIRSVMDSVQYHKTDSGNVLEMRKKIA, from the coding sequence ATGTGCGAGACATTCGTCAATCTGGACATCGTCGTTCCCAGCCAAACGCGATATCTGCGCCTCGTTGGCGCGATCGCCGAGCAGCTTGCGAAGGAGCTGGACGTACAGGAGGACACACGCGACACCCTCGCTTTTCACCTCAATCTTGCGCTAACCGAGGCCGTCGCCAACGCCATTCAGTATAGCTCCGCGGCAAATTCGACCGACTCCGTGCGGATCTGCTTTTCGGTGGAGGACGCCTATCTTTCCGTCCGGGTTTTCGATCACGGCGAAGGTTTCGACCTCGCTGCTCTGCCGACGCCCGAGTTCGATGAACTTCGCGAACGCGGCCGCGGCATATTCTTCATTCGCTCTGTGATGGACTCTGTTCAATATCACAAGACGGATTCAGGCAATGTTCTCGAAATGCGCAAGAAGATCGCCTAG
- a CDS encoding NAD-glutamate dehydrogenase domain-containing protein gives MRDFLRRAGRRSGLNLSGEALDALPKAYRYLVPARRAARDLSLIAANQSGNEIVELRPLPGPGADVGRYEVRLIGANDHALDELLPMLQNLGLRVADQIQFALDLSIGPRFIRSFIVEPSMRSGASVARSHGRLLGALKAVLSAEVESDALNGLVLVTELDWRQIDLFRAYSNYYQQLGLRIERTRIYRALLHSPAAVQLLYRYFQARFEPDGGGRDSFEIELESLTPIRAQLVDVLDKVTDGGDDRILRDLFNLIDATVRTNFYFCGDWARKFISLKISSLGVFNMPAPKPMAEIYVHSASMEGVHLRGAKVARGGIRWSDRPEDFRGEVLALMQTQMIKNALIVPQGAKGGFVLKLPFDDASQRQRLGREAYSQFLRGLLDLTDNLKDSQIVRPPALVAYDGPDPYLVVAADKGTASWADVANEISHSYGFWLGDAFASGGAHGYHHKRLGITARGAWVCVRRHFHELGRNVDAEPITVVGVGSMDGDVFGNGMLHTPNIRLLGAFDGQYVFIDPNPDPLISFAERRRLFQLPQSTWRDYNPALLSQGGGVYRRDAKDIPLSPEVRAWLGVRHSAIDGEALVRWLLIAPVDLLWMGGVGTYVKASSETNESVGDRVNDGARVDALQLRAKVVGEGANLAFTQRARIEYALRGGRINTDAVDNSAGVDLSDHEVNLKTLLHTRPDQHTPDVEDPDRLLQSLTEEVCASVLHDNDRQSLCLSLDRARCRINLDPFMDLAEQLENAGYINPAAEAFPTRKDVSARETKELTRPELALLMASSKLALKQRLLEDEGFLQGSWSYEFLARYFPEYLRAHFSERIRSHSLAREIAVTVICNKVVDQAGVCFLLLGEGLVPTLLSYAVKLYLSFDRIFEGDRWRASFRESRELDAARQYALLLQLEAALAYMCHWSMRRGHRLSPDDEDIERWRSDLRAYRERVGVSEAQDDQSVATPYFDRLRNFPFLVALTRESGEDMRVAGAYFDKAANLFGLQKLTALLADVKPRDLWEQQLQAALDARMRDASARIASMQLLSGIADARALFRNVGLEFRLAGLERLAFKLEASLLTTLTPFAAFVAELNALVDACDAAYRSRSAEGAERARKPRRRSSEAGAS, from the coding sequence GTGCGGGATTTCCTCCGCCGCGCCGGGCGCCGTTCCGGGCTGAATCTCTCCGGCGAGGCGCTTGACGCGCTGCCCAAAGCCTATCGCTATCTCGTCCCGGCGCGGCGCGCCGCGCGCGATCTCTCGCTGATTGCAGCCAACCAAAGCGGGAACGAGATCGTCGAATTGCGCCCGCTGCCAGGCCCCGGAGCGGATGTAGGCCGATATGAGGTTCGGCTGATCGGCGCCAATGACCATGCGCTCGATGAACTTCTGCCGATGCTGCAGAACCTCGGACTGCGCGTCGCAGATCAAATTCAGTTCGCGCTCGATCTCAGCATCGGCCCGCGTTTCATTCGAAGTTTTATCGTCGAGCCCTCCATGCGTAGCGGCGCGAGCGTCGCACGATCGCACGGTCGATTGTTGGGGGCGCTCAAAGCCGTGCTTTCAGCCGAGGTTGAGAGCGACGCCTTGAACGGCCTGGTCTTGGTCACGGAGCTTGACTGGCGGCAGATCGATCTCTTTCGCGCCTATAGCAACTACTATCAGCAGCTCGGTCTGCGGATCGAGCGCACGCGAATCTATCGCGCGCTTTTGCACAGTCCGGCGGCCGTCCAACTTCTCTATCGTTATTTCCAAGCGCGGTTCGAGCCGGATGGCGGCGGACGCGACTCCTTCGAGATCGAGTTGGAGTCGCTCACGCCGATCAGGGCTCAGCTTGTAGACGTATTGGACAAGGTCACGGACGGCGGCGACGATCGCATTCTTCGCGATCTCTTCAATCTCATCGACGCGACGGTTCGCACCAACTTCTATTTTTGCGGCGACTGGGCGCGGAAGTTCATTTCTCTAAAGATCAGCAGTCTGGGCGTGTTCAATATGCCGGCTCCAAAGCCGATGGCGGAAATCTACGTTCATTCCGCTTCAATGGAAGGCGTGCATTTGCGGGGCGCCAAAGTCGCGCGCGGCGGCATCCGCTGGTCGGACCGGCCCGAGGATTTTCGCGGCGAAGTCCTGGCGCTAATGCAGACTCAGATGATCAAGAACGCCCTCATCGTGCCGCAGGGCGCCAAGGGCGGCTTTGTTTTGAAGCTTCCCTTTGACGACGCATCGCAGCGGCAGCGCCTCGGGAGGGAGGCATACTCGCAGTTCCTGCGCGGCCTTCTCGATCTCACGGACAATCTGAAGGATTCACAGATCGTCAGGCCGCCGGCGCTCGTCGCTTATGACGGCCCCGATCCTTATCTCGTCGTCGCGGCCGACAAGGGCACCGCCTCCTGGGCCGATGTCGCGAATGAGATTTCGCACTCCTATGGCTTCTGGCTCGGCGACGCCTTCGCGAGCGGCGGCGCACATGGCTATCATCATAAGCGTTTGGGCATTACTGCGCGCGGCGCCTGGGTCTGTGTAAGACGGCACTTCCATGAGCTCGGTCGCAACGTCGATGCGGAGCCGATTACCGTTGTCGGAGTCGGCTCGATGGATGGCGACGTCTTCGGCAACGGCATGCTGCACACGCCAAACATTCGGCTGCTGGGCGCGTTCGACGGCCAGTACGTCTTCATCGACCCCAACCCCGATCCGCTCATTTCCTTCGCCGAGCGACGCCGTCTGTTCCAACTACCACAGTCGACGTGGCGCGACTATAACCCGGCGCTGCTTTCACAAGGGGGAGGCGTCTATCGGCGCGACGCCAAGGATATACCTTTGAGCCCAGAGGTGCGCGCATGGCTCGGCGTGCGGCATAGCGCGATCGATGGCGAAGCGCTGGTCCGCTGGCTCTTGATCGCGCCCGTGGATCTGTTGTGGATGGGCGGCGTCGGCACTTATGTCAAGGCGAGCTCGGAGACGAATGAGAGCGTTGGCGATCGCGTCAACGACGGCGCGCGCGTCGACGCGCTGCAGCTTCGCGCCAAGGTCGTCGGCGAGGGCGCCAACCTCGCCTTTACGCAGCGGGCGCGCATTGAATACGCCCTGAGAGGCGGCCGGATCAATACCGACGCGGTCGACAATTCGGCCGGCGTTGATCTCTCCGATCACGAAGTCAATTTGAAGACTTTGCTGCACACGCGGCCGGACCAACACACGCCAGACGTTGAAGATCCCGATCGATTGCTCCAATCCCTCACCGAAGAGGTTTGCGCGTCCGTATTGCACGACAACGACCGACAGAGTCTTTGCCTGTCACTTGACCGCGCGCGGTGCCGCATCAATCTCGATCCCTTCATGGACCTCGCGGAGCAACTTGAAAACGCCGGTTATATCAATCCTGCGGCCGAGGCCTTCCCGACACGAAAGGATGTCTCGGCGCGCGAGACGAAAGAGTTGACGCGACCGGAACTCGCCTTGCTGATGGCCAGTTCGAAGTTGGCGCTAAAGCAGAGGCTGCTGGAAGACGAGGGGTTTCTGCAAGGTTCCTGGTCCTATGAATTTCTGGCGAGGTATTTCCCAGAATATTTGCGGGCTCATTTTTCGGAGCGGATCAGGAGTCATTCACTCGCGCGGGAAATCGCCGTCACGGTGATCTGCAACAAGGTCGTCGATCAGGCGGGAGTTTGCTTCCTGCTGCTGGGCGAGGGGCTGGTCCCAACTCTGCTCAGCTATGCCGTCAAGCTCTATCTTTCCTTCGATCGAATATTCGAGGGCGATCGATGGCGCGCCAGTTTTCGCGAAAGCCGCGAATTGGACGCCGCGCGCCAGTATGCGCTGCTTCTCCAACTCGAAGCCGCGCTGGCTTACATGTGCCATTGGTCGATGCGACGGGGACATCGGCTGAGCCCCGACGACGAAGACATCGAGCGCTGGCGTTCCGATCTGCGCGCCTATCGTGAACGCGTGGGTGTGAGCGAAGCGCAGGACGACCAGTCTGTGGCGACGCCCTATTTCGATCGCCTGCGGAATTTCCCTTTCCTTGTCGCGCTCACCCGCGAATCGGGAGAGGACATGCGGGTCGCCGGCGCGTATTTTGATAAGGCCGCTAATCTGTTTGGATTGCAAAAGCTTACCGCCCTTCTCGCGGACGTGAAGCCAAGAGACCTCTGGGAGCAGCAGTTGCAGGCCGCGCTCGACGCGCGAATGCGGGATGCGTCCGCGCGCATCGCGTCTATGCAGTTGCTGAGCGGCATCGCCGACGCGCGGGCTTTGTTTCGAAACGTCGGCCTGGAGTTTCGTCTCGCCGGGCTTGAGCGGCTGGCGTTCAAACTCGAGGCTTCGCTCTTAACGACGCTGACGCCCTTCGCAGCCTTCGTCGCCGAGCTGAACGCCTTGGTCGACGCATGCGACGCCGCTTATCGCAGCCGCTCGGCGGAGGGCGCGGAGAGGGCGCGAAAGCCAAGGCGGCGTTCTTCGGAAGCAGGAGCTTCGTAG
- a CDS encoding PAS domain S-box protein, whose product METVAADRAILDAFDEALCIVEPSGALRSMNRAAERLTGYREGELRGQPFFPRVLAPDADDFEPSSPSLHGRQGLSLRIRRKDGPTLDVRCEIDPLSGNGDGGSLLKLRSLDGPNEPDALDETTKKLETIFGGMVDGLVVINEAGDILLFSRGAEKLFGYRAEEALGRNVKLLMPSPYREAHDRYLAAYRRTGVKKIIGVGQEVVGRRKDGTTFPMYLSIGEIWLEGTRYFVGVTHDLTRLKRAEDRLLTLSAAVEQSPIAVMITNKDGEIEYVNSRFASLTGYPPHELIGRNPRMLQSKRTEGDQYRRLWESIRAGVEWRGQIQDRRKDGELYWASEIVTPLRDANGGITHYLAMQQDITEQKRDKEALFESEQRFRQIADMAGDWLWEQDQDGRYTYSSSAVEDVLGMTPDEILGKSYLDLFAKESAEDAVLKSSPSPIALRRAFHRVVNHYRHKNDGDVFTESTGAPIFDEGGRLVKWRGVDHDITSRKKFEDALRVRNRAIESVPIGIAVWDAQAPRVPNIYVNPALSRITGFTREELLGHSLHLLRGPETDPAALEEIRNAIVHRTSCQVVVKFYRKDGVSFWDELSISPVANEAGRITHFVSVHADISDRRRVEENRHELEIAKQIQLSLLPNAPLRTPHMEIAGICVPATHVGGDYFDYFENSGVIDIVIADVSGHSVGAALIMTEVRSTLRAETRKATNALSGPAELLHDLNELLHEDLTAADLFITMFYCRFLPRTRTLQYANAGQNPPLLLRAEGAVCVQLDADGLVLGVLRAVEFKEGGLELAAGDKLLFYTDGITEAQNRQGDFFGLERLSAAFMQHRSLSPRDLIKAVLADVRAFRGEAPASDDVAMVVAQVC is encoded by the coding sequence ATGGAAACGGTCGCGGCCGATCGCGCCATTCTCGACGCTTTTGATGAAGCTCTTTGCATCGTCGAACCGTCGGGCGCCCTGCGATCGATGAACCGAGCCGCCGAACGTCTCACGGGCTATCGCGAAGGGGAGCTTCGCGGCCAGCCTTTCTTTCCGCGGGTTCTCGCGCCAGACGCCGATGATTTCGAGCCTTCGTCGCCCTCGCTGCACGGCCGCCAGGGGCTGTCTCTGCGCATTCGGCGCAAGGATGGACCAACGCTTGACGTTCGCTGCGAGATCGACCCGCTTTCCGGCAATGGCGATGGCGGATCGTTGCTCAAACTTCGTTCGCTCGACGGGCCGAATGAGCCCGATGCGCTCGACGAGACGACGAAAAAGCTCGAAACCATCTTCGGCGGCATGGTCGATGGTCTGGTCGTGATCAATGAGGCCGGCGACATCTTGCTCTTCAGCAGAGGCGCGGAGAAGCTGTTCGGCTACCGCGCCGAGGAAGCGCTTGGAAGGAACGTCAAGCTGTTGATGCCTTCGCCCTATCGCGAGGCGCATGACCGTTATCTTGCCGCCTACAGGCGAACCGGCGTCAAGAAGATCATTGGCGTTGGCCAAGAGGTCGTTGGGCGACGCAAGGACGGCACCACCTTCCCGATGTATCTGTCGATCGGCGAAATCTGGCTCGAAGGAACGCGCTACTTCGTTGGCGTCACCCATGATCTGACGCGGCTGAAACGCGCCGAAGACAGGCTGCTGACGCTCTCCGCCGCCGTCGAGCAAAGTCCGATCGCGGTGATGATCACCAATAAGGATGGCGAAATTGAATATGTGAACAGCCGCTTCGCCAGCCTGACCGGCTATCCGCCGCATGAGCTCATCGGCCGGAATCCGCGGATGCTTCAATCGAAGCGGACCGAAGGCGATCAATATCGGCGGCTCTGGGAGAGCATTCGCGCCGGCGTCGAATGGCGCGGACAAATCCAGGACAGAAGAAAGGACGGCGAGCTCTATTGGGCTTCCGAAATCGTCACGCCCCTGCGCGACGCGAATGGCGGAATCACCCATTATCTCGCCATGCAGCAGGATATCACCGAACAGAAGCGCGACAAGGAGGCGCTGTTCGAGAGCGAACAGCGTTTCCGGCAGATCGCCGACATGGCCGGCGATTGGCTGTGGGAGCAGGACCAGGACGGCCGCTACACTTATAGCAGCAGCGCCGTCGAGGACGTGCTCGGCATGACCCCCGACGAGATTCTCGGCAAGTCCTATCTCGATCTCTTCGCCAAGGAGAGCGCAGAAGACGCCGTTCTCAAGTCTTCGCCAAGCCCGATCGCGCTGCGCCGGGCCTTCCATCGCGTCGTCAACCACTACCGGCACAAGAACGACGGCGACGTCTTCACCGAGTCGACCGGCGCGCCGATCTTCGACGAAGGCGGCCGACTGGTGAAATGGCGCGGCGTCGATCACGACATCACCTCGCGCAAAAAATTCGAAGACGCGCTGCGCGTGCGCAATCGCGCCATCGAATCCGTCCCGATCGGCATTGCGGTCTGGGACGCGCAGGCGCCCCGCGTTCCGAACATCTACGTCAATCCGGCGCTGAGCCGGATCACCGGCTTCACCCGCGAAGAGCTGCTCGGGCACAGCCTGCATCTGTTGCGCGGGCCGGAGACGGACCCGGCGGCGCTTGAGGAAATCCGCAACGCCATCGTGCATCGCACGAGCTGCCAGGTGGTGGTGAAATTCTACCGCAAGGACGGCGTCTCCTTCTGGGACGAACTCTCCATCTCGCCGGTCGCCAATGAGGCGGGGCGCATCACCCATTTTGTTAGCGTTCACGCGGATATTTCAGACCGGCGGCGCGTCGAAGAGAATCGCCACGAACTCGAAATCGCCAAGCAGATCCAGCTGTCGCTGCTGCCGAACGCGCCGCTGCGCACCCCACATATGGAGATCGCCGGAATTTGCGTGCCGGCGACGCATGTCGGCGGCGACTATTTCGACTATTTCGAAAATTCCGGCGTGATCGACATCGTCATCGCCGACGTTTCCGGCCATAGCGTCGGCGCCGCGCTGATCATGACCGAAGTGCGCAGCACGCTGCGCGCCGAAACGCGAAAGGCGACGAACGCGTTAAGCGGGCCGGCGGAGCTGTTGCACGACCTTAATGAGCTCCTCCACGAGGACCTGACCGCCGCGGACCTCTTCATCACCATGTTCTATTGCCGCTTCCTGCCGCGCACGCGCACGCTGCAATACGCCAACGCCGGCCAAAATCCGCCGTTGCTGCTGCGCGCGGAGGGCGCCGTGTGCGTGCAGCTCGACGCCGACGGCCTGGTGCTCGGCGTCCTGCGCGCGGTCGAATTCAAGGAGGGGGGCCTCGAACTCGCCGCGGGCGACAAGCTGCTGTTCTACACCGATGGAATCACCGAGGCGCAAAACCGCCAGGGCGATTTCTTTGGACTAGAACGCCTGTCCGCCGCGTTCATGCAGCATCGCAGCCTCTCGCCGCGAGACCTCATCAAGGCGGTGCTCGCCGACGTGCGCGCCTTCCGCGGCGAGGCGCCGGCGTCGGACGACGTCGCCATGGTGGTGGCGCAAGTGTGCTGA
- a CDS encoding ferritin-like domain-containing protein, with the protein MESVEEFLAYAIHLEFEAATRYGQLADAMESGGNREVGKLFRRLADYSRLHLAEAQARGGFRELPKMKPDEFVWPGLESPETAAIWAADPFIGREQALEIALDAETAGLKYYQHVLDTTSDPEIKILAREFVAEELSHVTELNKWIAANKAGKVLTVDP; encoded by the coding sequence ATGGAATCGGTCGAGGAATTTCTCGCTTATGCAATCCATCTCGAATTCGAAGCGGCGACCCGCTACGGACAATTGGCCGACGCCATGGAGTCAGGCGGCAATCGCGAAGTCGGCAAACTGTTTCGTCGATTGGCGGATTATTCCAGACTGCATCTGGCCGAGGCGCAGGCCCGCGGCGGCTTTCGTGAATTGCCCAAGATGAAGCCGGACGAGTTCGTGTGGCCCGGATTGGAGAGTCCCGAGACGGCGGCGATCTGGGCCGCCGATCCGTTTATTGGACGCGAACAGGCGCTCGAGATCGCGCTCGACGCCGAGACCGCGGGCCTCAAATATTACCAGCACGTTCTCGACACGACGTCCGACCCCGAGATCAAGATCCTCGCCCGGGAGTTTGTCGCGGAAGAGCTTAGTCACGTCACTGAACTGAATAAGTGGATCGCCGCGAACAAGGCCGGGAAAGTTCTGACCGTCGATCCTTGA
- a CDS encoding ferritin family protein codes for MANVTFSSPVLARDITVYAIAGDRGTILAVAKAHKIPIPFDCQDGECGSCLVEVTHLSRNQKYGIALTEKEKEMLRQLGKISKAEIEAAEVNDMPPRYRLACQCFVRNEDILVKFEGDQTLPAQGAHITHAAKRFTGGIEISTVDEFMGYAVKVEEDAAIHFDELAGMMEGCGNTEVAKLFRQLAGFSRLHLAEAKKRAGSIDLSAVIPPDYVWPNHATPERTEIWAADPTLSRLDGLKAALQGERRGYEFYRAVAAKTKSPEIEAMAKEFVKEEAEHVKILEAWITREEWTIKNPPSVNA; via the coding sequence GTGGCTAATGTGACATTCTCATCCCCCGTCCTTGCGCGCGACATTACTGTCTATGCGATCGCTGGAGACCGCGGCACGATCCTGGCGGTGGCCAAGGCGCATAAAATTCCCATCCCCTTCGACTGCCAGGACGGCGAATGCGGCTCCTGCCTCGTCGAGGTCACGCATCTCAGCCGCAATCAGAAATACGGCATCGCGCTGACCGAGAAGGAAAAGGAGATGCTGCGCCAGCTCGGCAAGATCAGCAAAGCCGAGATCGAGGCGGCGGAAGTCAACGACATGCCGCCGCGCTATCGCCTGGCGTGCCAATGTTTCGTCCGTAACGAGGACATCCTCGTCAAATTCGAAGGCGATCAAACGCTGCCGGCGCAAGGCGCCCATATCACCCATGCCGCGAAGCGCTTCACGGGCGGCATCGAGATTTCGACGGTGGATGAATTCATGGGATACGCCGTCAAGGTCGAAGAGGACGCGGCGATACATTTCGATGAACTCGCCGGCATGATGGAAGGCTGCGGCAATACGGAAGTCGCCAAACTGTTTCGACAGCTCGCCGGCTTCTCACGCCTGCATCTCGCCGAGGCCAAAAAGCGCGCGGGATCGATCGACCTTTCGGCGGTCATTCCGCCCGATTACGTGTGGCCAAATCATGCGACCCCGGAACGCACCGAAATCTGGGCCGCCGATCCAACGCTGTCGCGACTCGACGGCTTGAAGGCCGCCCTGCAGGGCGAACGCCGAGGCTATGAGTTCTATCGGGCCGTGGCCGCCAAAACCAAATCGCCGGAGATCGAAGCGATGGCGAAGGAATTCGTCAAGGAAGAGGCCGAGCACGTCAAAATTCTCGAAGCCTGGATCACGCGCGAAGAATGGACCATAAAGAACCCGCCAAGCGTCAACGCTTGA
- a CDS encoding VOC family protein — MQSKVRTCIAFKDQAEEAARFYVSVIPDSVFEGVFRLQPDAPALLVSFTLAGTPYQALNMGRAPSHNEAFSISVMTKDQRETDALWDKLLAGGGAEIECSWLKDRYGIHWQIVPDALPRMFTDDDRAAAGRAFQAMLGMRKIDLAAVEAAFRGDAP, encoded by the coding sequence ATGCAGTCGAAAGTCAGAACCTGTATCGCCTTCAAGGACCAGGCGGAGGAAGCGGCGCGCTTCTATGTCTCGGTCATTCCCGATTCAGTCTTCGAAGGCGTGTTCCGCCTCCAGCCGGACGCGCCGGCGCTGCTCGTCTCCTTCACCCTCGCCGGCACGCCCTATCAGGCGCTGAACATGGGCCGCGCGCCGAGCCACAATGAAGCCTTTTCGATCTCGGTGATGACCAAGGATCAGCGCGAAACCGACGCGCTTTGGGACAAGCTGCTCGCGGGCGGCGGCGCCGAGATCGAATGCAGCTGGCTCAAAGACCGCTACGGCATCCACTGGCAGATCGTGCCGGACGCCTTGCCGCGCATGTTCACGGACGACGACCGCGCCGCGGCGGGCCGCGCCTTTCAGGCGATGCTCGGCATGCGCAAGATCGACCTCGCCGCGGTCGAAGCGGCGTTTCGCGGCGATGCCCCTTAA
- a CDS encoding MarR family winged helix-turn-helix transcriptional regulator has translation MSKKLPIEVVHEVRDACLCLATQRAARTLARRFDRAFAPLGLTNGQFSLMMSLNAPQAPTLGRLAQALAMDRTTLTAALKSLERRGLVETRLDEKDRRARRLFLTNAGGDLLAAALPIWRREHAALDAGFSHSEGQRLRKALRTLGAETQTEGKDVKA, from the coding sequence ATGTCAAAAAAACTGCCGATCGAGGTCGTTCATGAGGTTCGCGACGCCTGTCTCTGCCTTGCGACGCAGCGTGCGGCGCGCACCCTCGCGCGGCGCTTCGACCGCGCCTTCGCGCCGCTCGGACTCACCAACGGCCAGTTCTCGCTGATGATGTCGCTCAACGCCCCGCAGGCGCCGACGCTCGGGCGACTCGCGCAGGCGCTCGCCATGGATCGCACGACGCTCACCGCCGCGCTGAAATCCCTGGAGCGGCGCGGGCTCGTCGAAACGCGTCTCGACGAGAAGGACCGCCGCGCGCGCAGACTGTTTTTGACAAACGCCGGCGGCGACCTGCTCGCCGCCGCGCTGCCGATCTGGCGTCGCGAACATGCCGCGCTCGACGCCGGGTTTTCGCACAGCGAAGGACAAAGGCTGCGCAAAGCGCTGCGCACATTAGGGGCTGAAACTCAAACCGAAGGAAAGGACGTCAAAGCATGA
- a CDS encoding VOC family protein → MNANVEKNPACMRSITPHLICAGAADAIEFYKKAFGAEEMMRMPGPDGRLMHAAVKIGDSMVMLVDEMPEWGALGPKSLKGSPVTIHLMVDNVDEVYARAVAAGATAKMPVADMFWGDRYGKVVDPFGHEWSIATHVRDMTPEEMLEAGRAAMAQGCAEATA, encoded by the coding sequence ATGAACGCCAATGTCGAGAAAAATCCCGCCTGCATGCGATCGATCACGCCGCATCTCATTTGCGCCGGCGCCGCCGACGCGATCGAATTTTACAAGAAGGCGTTCGGCGCGGAAGAGATGATGCGCATGCCCGGACCTGACGGAAGGTTGATGCATGCGGCGGTGAAGATCGGCGACTCGATGGTGATGCTTGTCGACGAAATGCCGGAGTGGGGCGCGCTGGGACCGAAGTCGCTCAAGGGGTCGCCCGTGACCATTCATCTCATGGTCGACAATGTCGACGAGGTGTACGCGCGCGCGGTCGCGGCCGGCGCAACGGCGAAAATGCCGGTCGCCGACATGTTCTGGGGCGATCGCTATGGGAAAGTCGTCGACCCGTTCGGCCATGAATGGTCGATCGCGACGCATGTGCGCGACATGACGCCGGAAGAGATGCTCGAGGCGGGCCGCGCGGCGATGGCGCAGGGCTGCGCCGAAGCGACGGCCTGA
- the epsC gene encoding serine O-acetyltransferase EpsC, with product MTMLREIFSKDHDIDAIVSALSALRRASQAQRYGNAAPPQLPSKFVMASIVEGITAALYPRHYGPPELPFDSTDEFIATTLKTCLGGLREQVRREFALFPIDAPDEQRLRPTDIVDAFARAIPRVRMLLDADIRAAYAGDPAAKSLDEIIFCYPGVAALIKHRLAHELYRLGVPMLARIVAEIAHSQTGIDIHPGAEIDQGFFIDHGTGVVIGETARIGKNVRLYQAVTLGAKRFDIDENGALEKGKPRHPILEDDVVIYAGATVLGRITIGRGSTIGGNVWLTHSIPPGSNITQAKARIELFDHGAGI from the coding sequence ATGACGATGCTGCGAGAGATTTTTTCCAAGGACCACGACATCGACGCGATCGTTTCCGCCTTGAGCGCGCTGCGCCGAGCGTCGCAGGCGCAGCGTTACGGAAACGCCGCGCCGCCGCAGCTCCCGTCGAAATTCGTCATGGCGTCGATTGTCGAGGGGATCACTGCAGCTCTTTATCCCCGACATTATGGACCGCCCGAACTGCCCTTCGACAGCACCGACGAATTCATCGCGACGACGCTAAAGACGTGCCTTGGGGGTCTGCGCGAACAGGTCCGGCGCGAGTTCGCGCTTTTCCCGATCGACGCGCCGGACGAACAGCGGCTGCGCCCAACGGACATCGTCGACGCCTTCGCGCGTGCGATTCCGCGCGTGCGCATGCTGCTCGACGCCGACATCCGCGCGGCGTATGCCGGCGATCCGGCCGCGAAAAGCCTCGATGAGATTATTTTCTGCTATCCCGGCGTCGCCGCCTTGATCAAACACCGGCTGGCGCATGAACTCTATCGACTCGGCGTTCCGATGCTGGCGCGCATCGTCGCGGAAATCGCGCATTCGCAGACCGGCATCGACATTCATCCGGGCGCCGAGATCGACCAGGGCTTCTTCATCGATCACGGCACCGGCGTCGTCATCGGCGAAACGGCGCGCATCGGCAAGAATGTGCGGCTCTATCAGGCGGTGACGCTTGGCGCCAAGCGCTTCGACATCGACGAAAACGGCGCGCTCGAGAAAGGCAAGCCACGCCACCCGATCCTCGAAGACGACGTCGTGATCTACGCCGGCGCGACGGTGCTCGGCCGCATCACCATCGGCCGCGGATCGACGATCGGCGGCAACGTCTGGCTCACGCACTCCATTCCGCCCGGCAGCAACATCACGCAGGCGAAAGCGCGGATCGAGCTCTTCGATCACGGCGCGGGAATTTGA